Below is a genomic region from Frankiales bacterium.
ACGAGCCGCAAGCGCCTCGAGCTCCAGCTCACCCAGCTCCAGCAGCAGAGCGACAAGCTGGAGGGCCAGGCGAAGGCCGCGCTCGCCGGCGGTCGCGAGGACCTCGCCCGCGAGGCGCTCACCCGCCGGTCCGGGCTGGCCACCCAGATCACCGACCTGCAGGCGCAGCACGCCCAGCTCGCCGACCAGGAGGAGAAGCTCGTCCAGGCCAGCCAGCGCCTCCAGGCGAAGGTGGAGTCCTTCCGCACGAAGAAGGAGACCATCAAGGCCACCTACTCGGCCGCCGAGGCGCAGACGAAGATCAACGAGGCGTTCTCCGGGATCTCCGAGGAGCTCGGCGACGTCGGCATGGCGATCCAGCGCGCCGAGGACAAGACCGCGCAGCTCCAGGCGCGCGGGCAGGCCATCGACGAGCTGCTGGCC
It encodes:
- a CDS encoding PspA/IM30 family protein encodes the protein MGLWQRFTLIFKSKANKVLDKAEDPRETLDYSYEKQLELLQKVRRGVADVATSRKRLELQLTQLQQQSDKLEGQAKAALAGGREDLAREALTRRSGLATQITDLQAQHAQLADQEEKLVQASQRLQAKVESFRTKKETIKATYSAAEAQTKINEAFSGISEELGDVGMAIQRAEDKTAQLQARGQAIDELLASGALEDATGTSKDSITLELERMASGNDVETQLAALRAEVSGAAPAPAIEAPAEAPAPPAGESQA